TGTAATTACTTCCACCTTCAATTACAACCGGCGTCCGCCACAGGGTATCAACCTTCTCCCGATGAACAATCGCCGTTCCTTCCAACCAGACCACATGGATATGCTGATCCGGTGTAACCGTGACGGTAGCGCACTCCTTCGTTACTGTCGGCGCGCTCACTGATAGCAAACGGGAGTTCTGATCCCAGCCTGACTCCGGAGTCCAGGTTTTGAGATAGATATAATCATCGGTCACATCATCCGGTCCTGAGGTCCAGACCGCATAAATCCTGCCGGCAGAATCGCACGCCAGCGAGACATGCTTGGAGTTCAAATTCTGATTATAAAGATCGGCCGAAATCATCGTATCCGGTGTCCAGCCGCTGCCCGGCTCCCAGCGTTTATAGTAAATCTGGAAACGGTAGGTTCCCAGCCCGGAGTTCATGACATACCAGGCGACATGAACCCTGCCTGCGGGGTCCACCACAATCCGGCGCTGAGTACTCCAGTAGGAATAGTCTGAATAATTATTATTTGTCAACCGGATTTCGGGCTGCCACTCGGTTGCCAGCAATCCGGCACTGGCTATTATCAGCGACAGAACTAGCTTCTTCATATATTCCTCCATGTCCTTGATATTTGGCTAACATAAAATTACCAATTTATTTTAAATCAAGAACCAGTCTTTGCAATTTTTTGACAAACAATATGCTCCGGAATTGCCATACCGCTTGCATACCGGAAATCCACCAGCTTTACTCGTACCGTCACCTTAGCAACTGAAAAAATGACGCTTCCAATTTATTACCATTGACACATCCGCAGGCTTGTCTATAATCAGATGGTGAAGGTCGTGGCAACCAACCGCAAGGCGCTGCGTGACTATACCGTTTTCGAGAAAATGGAGGCGGGCATCGCCCTGACTGGCACTGAGGTCAAGTCACTGCGGGAAGGCGGCGCCTCACTTGACGGCGGTTATGCGATAATTGAAAATGGGGAGGCATTTCTCTGTGATGTCAGTATCGCCCCCTACCGTCAGGGCAACATCTTCAACCGTGACCCGCGGCGCCGGCGCAAACTGTTGTTACACAAGGATGAAATCAAACGGCTCTTCGGTAAAACCACCTTGCGCGGATTTACCTTGATTCCGCTCCGGCTCTATTTCAACGATCGCGGCATCGCCAAGGTGGAACTGGCGCTCTGCAAGGGCAAGAAGGCGATTGACCGCCGGGAGGAACTGAAGAAACGGGCAATGGAACGGGAGGAACGGCGATGGCGATGAAAAAGTTATTTCTCCTTCTCTTGCTTTTATGGAGCATTATTACTTACGCTGTTCCCCAGAAAATTATTAATGGCATTGATTACCTGTCTCTCGCTGGCATCACCGCTCAGCTCAACGGCCGGTGCTGGCGAATTACAGTGAACGGAAATGCAACCCGTTTTGTTACCATCCTCCCGCCGCCCGCTGACTCCAGCAGCCGGCTTGATAACGGGCGCTTGGAATATACTTTTATACCGGACAGTAATTTTGTGATTCACAACTCCCGGAAGCTGAAACTGCCCCTGCCCGCCATTGTTGACTCGGGTGAACTCTATCTGCCGGCAGTTGTTGCTGCTGCTCTATTTCCGGAACTGGATGTACCGGTTCTCTCCACGATCGAAACTGATCGCAGAAGCGATACTCTGATTCTGCGGTTGCTTTTAAACCCGCTCCAAACCAGAAATTCGCCGCTGGTTTTCTTCAGCCAGAAAAATTCCTCGCTTGAATACCGGCTGATTCTTGGCTGCCGAATGGACTCAGTTTTCATCCAGCAGTTGCGACTGTTATCGCTTACCAGTTCCACCCTGCTTAACGGTATCAAACCCGACTCGGGCACGGTCGGCACCAGCCTTGTCTGCACCTTCCGCCAGCCGGTATCAGAAAAAATTGTCCCCTTGGCGAATGGACTTGAACTCCACCTGACACCACTGCCCAAACGCCGGGTTACCAGAATTATTATTGATCCCGGTCATGGTGGTAAAGACCCGGGAGCAATCGGCAGAACTGGAACACAGGAAAAGGAAATCGTCCTCGATATCGCCCGCCGAGTCGGTGAACGGCTGAAAAATCAGGGCTTTGAGGTGTATTTCACCCGTGATTGCGACCAGTATGTGTCACTTGCCGAACGGGCAGAAAAGGCGGTAAAAACTGCAAGCCAGATATTCGTCAGCATCCACGCCAACTGGTCGGAAAACCGCTCCGCATCCGGGCTTGAAACCTACTTTCTCTCAGAGGCAAAGACCGACTGGGAACGGGCAGTTGCCACCCGTGAAAATGAAGTATTTGAGCGGGAAATCGCCAACCCGTTCATCAGCAAAAACGATCCGGTATCACTGATTCTCGCCGATCTTGCCCAGCATGAATTTCTCTATGAATCCAGCATCCTCGCATTGCGGATTCAGGAAGCCGGACTTGACCTGGTGCGCACCCAGGACCGGGGGGTCCGGCAGGCAAACTTTTATGTTTTGCGCAACATCTTCATGCCCGCGGTTCTTGTGGAGTGCGGTTTCTTGAGCAACCGCCAGGAGGAGCAGGCACTGCGCAAACCGGAATACCGGGCAAAACTCGCCCGTGCCATCGCTGCCGGCATTATCGGCTTTGCCAAAGAATACGAACTCCGGCTCAACGGGAACCACTAATGGCAACCTCTGCAACAATCAAGCGATTCCAGCGCATTGCCTCGCAGCGGCTCTGGGGTAAACGGCTGGATGTGTATCTTGTCCTTTCCGGACTCGGCGTTTCCCGGACCCGGGCGGCATCCCTGATTACCGCCGGCAAGGTACTGGTTAACGGTCAGACAGTCAAACCCAGCTACCGGGTGAAACCTGGCGATCTGATTACCGCCGAGTTTGAATACGAACCGGAGCTGACCATCGAGCCGGAACCGATGGAGCTGAATATTGTGTATGAAGATGAAGATGTAATTGTAATCGATAAACCGGCAGGAGTAGTGGTCCATCCGGCACGGGGAAACCGTTCGGGTACACTGGTTCAGGGACTGCTCTTTCACTGTCAGCACCTGCCGCTGCGACCGGACTCGCCGCTGCGTCCCGGTGTCGTCCATCGCCTCGACAAGGATACAACCGGACTGCTGATGTTTGCCAAAACTGATGAAGCCCTGCGCAGTCTCTCTACGCAGATCGAACACCGGACCGTTCTGCGGGAATACCTCTGTTTTGCCTGGGGCGATTTCGAGCTGTCCAGCGGCACGATTGATGCTCCAATCGGCCGGCACACGATCGACCGTCAGCGAATGGCAGTCACGCCGTTTTCAGCCCGGACCGCGATCACCAGTTATGAAGTTCTGCGCCGGTATAATGTCTGCACCTATCTCCGCCTGCGTCTGCGCACCGGCAGAACGCACCAGATCCGGGTTCACCTCCAGCATATCAATCATCCAGTAGTCGGGGATCCGGATTACGGTGGCAGAAGTCTTGCGGTGCTCACCCAGCGGGAACATATCCCGTTACACCAAGAAATCCTCACCCGGATTAAACGTCAGGCACTCCATGCAGCCCGACTCGGCTTCACCCACCCCCGCACCCGCAGATTCTTAGAATTCACTTCGCCTTTGCCCAAAGATATGGAGCAGCTGCTTCTGTTTCTGGAAGAAACAGCCCGGGAGCATCGACTGTGAAACTCAAGTTCACCCTCCTGCTGTTGCTGTTTGCCGTCTGCACTCCGCCTCAAAATCCATTCCCGGAGCTCACACCGCCGGGCTGGATTGACGGAGAAACCTCGGTCTTTTCAGTCCGGCGCAACGACTCGCTGGTGTTCCGACGCACTATTACTGTTGAACTGGACGAAGAGGCAGGCGAACCGGTACTCGTATTTAGAAGCGTTGTGGAATCGGAATCCGCACCCTTCTTCTTCCTGGACTCCACCATTTTCACCCTCACCCGCTATACTTTGAAACCCTGCTGGCTTTACCGGGCGGTTGCCAGTGAAATATCCATTTCTGAAGTAGAAGTAACATTTGACGCTGACGCCATCACTCTCCAGAAAAATACGATTGATGGCACCAGTAAACTGACGCTCAAACCCGTTCCTTACAGCTACTGCATGGAGATGCTGCCGATGCTGCTGCGTGCAGTACCGCTCGATCCCGGGCTGAAGTTTACTCTCAGCGGGATCATTCCGCTGGAAATGCGTACCCAGCCAGTTCAGGTTAAGATACTGGGCACCAGACTCGTCGCCACACCCTTGGGGGAAATTCTGTGCCGGGAAATCGAAACTGCAACCCGGGGCCGAACGGTGCGTCTGCTCTATGAGCTCGCTGACCCTCACCGGCTGGTTGCCATTCGGGATGAGGAAAATTCAACTGAAACCGTGCTCAGCCAGTTCTTTATCCGAGAACCACAGACGACACTGCCTG
This window of the candidate division WOR-3 bacterium genome carries:
- the smpB gene encoding SsrA-binding protein SmpB, whose protein sequence is MVKVVATNRKALRDYTVFEKMEAGIALTGTEVKSLREGGASLDGGYAIIENGEAFLCDVSIAPYRQGNIFNRDPRRRRKLLLHKDEIKRLFGKTTLRGFTLIPLRLYFNDRGIAKVELALCKGKKAIDRREELKKRAMEREERRWR
- a CDS encoding N-acetylmuramoyl-L-alanine amidase, yielding MKKLFLLLLLLWSIITYAVPQKIINGIDYLSLAGITAQLNGRCWRITVNGNATRFVTILPPPADSSSRLDNGRLEYTFIPDSNFVIHNSRKLKLPLPAIVDSGELYLPAVVAAALFPELDVPVLSTIETDRRSDTLILRLLLNPLQTRNSPLVFFSQKNSSLEYRLILGCRMDSVFIQQLRLLSLTSSTLLNGIKPDSGTVGTSLVCTFRQPVSEKIVPLANGLELHLTPLPKRRVTRIIIDPGHGGKDPGAIGRTGTQEKEIVLDIARRVGERLKNQGFEVYFTRDCDQYVSLAERAEKAVKTASQIFVSIHANWSENRSASGLETYFLSEAKTDWERAVATRENEVFEREIANPFISKNDPVSLILADLAQHEFLYESSILALRIQEAGLDLVRTQDRGVRQANFYVLRNIFMPAVLVECGFLSNRQEEQALRKPEYRAKLARAIAAGIIGFAKEYELRLNGNH
- a CDS encoding RluA family pseudouridine synthase codes for the protein MATSATIKRFQRIASQRLWGKRLDVYLVLSGLGVSRTRAASLITAGKVLVNGQTVKPSYRVKPGDLITAEFEYEPELTIEPEPMELNIVYEDEDVIVIDKPAGVVVHPARGNRSGTLVQGLLFHCQHLPLRPDSPLRPGVVHRLDKDTTGLLMFAKTDEALRSLSTQIEHRTVLREYLCFAWGDFELSSGTIDAPIGRHTIDRQRMAVTPFSARTAITSYEVLRRYNVCTYLRLRLRTGRTHQIRVHLQHINHPVVGDPDYGGRSLAVLTQREHIPLHQEILTRIKRQALHAARLGFTHPRTRRFLEFTSPLPKDMEQLLLFLEETAREHRL